In Symmachiella dynata, the following are encoded in one genomic region:
- a CDS encoding flagellin → MTRINTNVASLRGLRSVERANSLLNTSLQRLSTGVQINSGKDDPAGLIASETLKSQIVAIETSIKNSNRANNVIATADSALGEISGLLNQIRGLVQEGLNTGALSQTEIDANQLQIDSALSAINRISANATFGGDKLIDGSKSFTTQLTTANSAKISEFQIDEAVFGSSSTILVDATITTAAEKGSLVYTGGDLTQETTVEIAGSVGSQVLFFGSSSTYENIRDAINAATDVTGVEATFVDDAGTAAATAGTVTLAATGAAATAGTATFTSAGNENDLSFTAATAGAFSGTNAVSVVFSLNADTNDASSVSVTGNEITISLENDTNAASVAVASDIEALFNANTNATALASISLPDDSGTTGSGVVSGGLTNATLNNGTENFDTNNDIVITNDTSGLLTGTNIPSVAFSLQSDSNDGTSVSVSGSAITVALAVDATQTDTSSVQASDVIAAINSNTSAAALVTASNASGNDGSGVFNYTSAAQTINGTDASSGSTAALTLTSQNFGSAEFVEVNVLAGSFDTYDSTGTSAVQISRDSGTDVVANINGQVAQGTGLKASVSSANLVASLTFNAVNNVAAETAQITITGGGSLFQIGQEVSAAGQLGMGIEAINTARLGGISGKIYELGSGRGKSLNDVGPNVTGADLVNIIDESINRVSNLRGRLGAVQKNVIETNITSLGVALENISAARSEIIDTDFAAETAQLTKSQILSQAAISVLQIANNNPQQVLTLLG, encoded by the coding sequence ATGACGAGGATCAACACCAACGTTGCATCATTACGAGGCTTGAGGAGTGTCGAACGCGCCAATTCACTCCTTAACACTTCACTCCAAAGACTTTCAACCGGTGTGCAAATCAACTCCGGGAAAGACGACCCGGCCGGTTTGATCGCCAGTGAGACGTTGAAGTCTCAGATTGTCGCGATCGAAACGTCGATCAAGAATAGTAATCGCGCCAACAACGTGATCGCCACCGCCGACTCGGCGTTGGGCGAAATCAGCGGGTTGCTCAATCAGATCCGCGGCTTGGTCCAAGAAGGACTGAATACCGGTGCCCTGTCGCAAACGGAAATCGACGCGAACCAGTTGCAGATCGATTCCGCGCTGTCGGCCATCAACCGGATTTCCGCCAACGCGACCTTTGGTGGCGATAAGTTGATCGACGGATCAAAATCGTTCACAACGCAACTCACCACGGCAAACTCAGCCAAAATCAGCGAGTTCCAAATCGACGAAGCGGTGTTCGGCTCCAGCTCGACAATCTTAGTCGATGCAACGATCACGACCGCAGCCGAAAAAGGATCACTCGTTTATACCGGTGGAGACCTGACCCAGGAAACCACGGTTGAAATTGCAGGCTCCGTCGGCAGCCAAGTGTTGTTCTTCGGTTCCTCCAGTACTTACGAAAACATTCGCGACGCTATCAACGCCGCGACCGACGTCACGGGTGTCGAAGCGACATTTGTCGACGACGCTGGGACTGCTGCGGCGACAGCTGGTACGGTGACCCTCGCAGCGACAGGTGCTGCCGCAACCGCCGGGACCGCCACGTTTACTTCCGCTGGTAATGAAAACGACTTGTCGTTTACAGCAGCGACCGCCGGAGCCTTTAGTGGAACGAACGCCGTTTCGGTCGTCTTCTCGCTGAACGCCGATACGAACGATGCATCTTCGGTTTCAGTGACTGGTAACGAAATCACCATCTCACTGGAAAATGACACGAATGCTGCGTCGGTTGCCGTTGCATCGGACATCGAAGCATTGTTCAATGCCAATACGAACGCGACAGCCCTGGCCAGCATCAGCCTCCCGGATGACTCAGGGACAACCGGTTCAGGTGTTGTGTCGGGTGGTTTGACGAATGCAACGTTGAATAACGGGACCGAAAACTTCGATACCAACAACGACATCGTTATCACCAACGATACCTCAGGACTGCTGACCGGTACCAATATCCCGTCCGTCGCTTTCTCGCTGCAATCGGACAGCAACGACGGCACCTCGGTGAGTGTTTCGGGTTCCGCCATTACAGTTGCCTTGGCTGTTGACGCCACACAAACGGACACTTCCAGTGTCCAGGCTTCGGACGTGATTGCGGCAATCAATAGCAATACTTCCGCTGCTGCTCTTGTGACCGCTTCGAATGCCTCGGGCAATGACGGCTCTGGAGTCTTTAACTACACCTCTGCAGCGCAAACGATCAACGGAACGGATGCATCGTCAGGCAGCACTGCAGCGTTGACCCTCACGTCCCAGAACTTTGGGTCAGCTGAGTTCGTTGAAGTCAACGTCCTGGCTGGATCATTCGACACGTACGATTCCACAGGAACATCGGCCGTCCAAATCTCACGGGACTCCGGTACCGACGTCGTCGCCAATATCAACGGTCAAGTTGCTCAAGGGACCGGCCTGAAAGCCTCTGTCTCCAGTGCCAACTTGGTCGCCTCCTTGACCTTCAATGCGGTCAACAACGTGGCTGCTGAAACAGCTCAGATTACGATCACCGGCGGCGGCTCGCTGTTCCAGATCGGTCAAGAGGTTTCCGCTGCCGGCCAATTGGGCATGGGGATCGAAGCGATCAACACGGCCCGTCTGGGTGGAATCTCGGGTAAGATTTACGAACTCGGCTCCGGCCGGGGCAAAAGCCTGAACGATGTTGGTCCCAACGTCACTGGTGCCGACTTGGTGAACATCATCGATGAATCGATTAACCGTGTCTCCAACCTGCGTGGCCGGTTGGGTGCGGTGCAAAAGAACGTGATCGAAACGAACATCACCTCGCTGGGTGTGGCTTTGGAAAACATTTCCGCCGCCCGTAGCGAAATCATCGATACCGACTTTGCCGCGGAAACGGCCCAACTGACGAAGAGTCAAATCCTCTCGCAGGCGGCCATCTCCGTTTTGCAGATCGCCAATAACAACCCGCAGCAGGTCTTGACCCTCCTCGGTTAA
- a CDS encoding tetratricopeptide repeat protein: MLTTSKQGTMPPRFTNPADLQNAERLCRQILRIEPAQRDAWHLLGIVAHNQGRNSEGVDAIRHAIALPAANPTALNNEPAAQQTLDRAVKLYRGALEQDPSSAAVYYELGREQLKAGQCQEAICSLEHALAIRGDWTEAQEALAEASLKTGHAEQPVDLLQTANQHYQLGRTHFSQQRFQLADQSFAAALQIDPNHQAAWHDRGAVFLNQGKMDEARRHFDKTLALNPQHADALCNLGLIHLLDNELEIALDYCRRSVKINPQHANTRNILGNVLRGQGKLGEAVAEFQCAIQLNPAFTEAHNNLALSYQTQGRIEEAVAHYRQAAEVRTDCAATHSNLLLSLFYVPENDREAHFREHEKWAAVHGRCSQIEHYENSRDPDRKLRIGYVSPDFRAHPVGTFIEPILKLHQAADYEITCYSNVTSPDEATARFESLVDRWRVTNWQNDDDLAATIVADGIDILIDLAGHTAGNRLGLFARKPAPVQMTYLGYGGTTGLDTVDYRLTDAVADPAGEPVSHTEQLIRLQHGLLCFQPPTAAPLVAEAPLLRNGWITFGSFNNPAKINAKTVELWADVLKNVPTARFLLKYPTFNDSETADYYRELFARHGIAPSRLDIRGGKLPFDEHLAVYGEIDIMLDSLPYTGSTTTCESLWMGVPVLTLCGGSFVQRISASILTQLNMPELITATATEFVSRATQLAAATEDLSRIRQAIREEMRVSPLCDADGYTRELETVYRRAWQRWCHHNRQSPQ; the protein is encoded by the coding sequence ATGTTGACCACCTCAAAACAGGGCACGATGCCGCCGCGATTTACGAATCCGGCAGATCTGCAAAACGCGGAACGACTCTGCCGTCAGATTCTTCGCATCGAGCCTGCGCAGCGGGATGCGTGGCATTTGCTGGGTATCGTCGCACATAACCAAGGCCGCAATAGCGAAGGCGTCGACGCCATTCGCCATGCCATCGCGCTACCTGCAGCGAACCCTACCGCCTTAAACAACGAACCGGCTGCCCAACAAACACTGGATCGAGCCGTTAAATTGTATCGCGGCGCGCTGGAACAAGATCCGTCGAGTGCAGCGGTCTATTACGAATTGGGCCGTGAGCAATTAAAGGCCGGTCAATGCCAAGAGGCGATTTGCAGCCTCGAACATGCATTGGCGATTCGCGGTGACTGGACCGAAGCTCAGGAGGCATTGGCTGAAGCCTCTCTCAAAACTGGTCATGCTGAACAACCGGTTGATCTGTTGCAAACAGCGAACCAGCACTATCAACTCGGTCGGACCCATTTCTCGCAGCAACGATTCCAATTAGCGGATCAAAGTTTTGCGGCTGCTCTGCAAATCGATCCAAATCATCAGGCAGCGTGGCATGATCGCGGCGCCGTTTTCTTAAATCAAGGAAAAATGGACGAGGCCCGACGGCACTTCGACAAGACGCTCGCGCTCAATCCTCAACACGCCGATGCACTTTGCAATCTGGGGCTGATTCATCTATTGGACAACGAATTGGAGATCGCGCTCGATTATTGCCGTCGTTCGGTCAAAATAAATCCCCAGCATGCCAACACGCGTAACATTCTCGGAAATGTGCTCCGCGGACAGGGAAAACTGGGGGAGGCGGTCGCGGAATTTCAATGTGCGATCCAATTGAATCCCGCATTCACCGAAGCGCACAACAATTTGGCCCTTTCGTACCAAACCCAAGGCCGGATCGAAGAGGCTGTGGCGCATTATCGCCAGGCGGCAGAAGTCCGCACCGACTGCGCCGCCACGCATAGCAATTTGTTGTTGAGCCTCTTTTACGTACCGGAGAATGATCGTGAGGCGCACTTTCGCGAACACGAAAAATGGGCCGCGGTGCATGGGCGGTGTTCGCAGATCGAGCACTACGAGAATTCGCGCGATCCCGACCGAAAACTCCGCATCGGATACGTCTCACCCGACTTCCGGGCGCATCCGGTGGGAACATTTATCGAACCGATTCTCAAACTTCACCAAGCGGCGGACTATGAAATCACCTGCTACTCCAACGTCACATCTCCGGATGAAGCAACAGCGCGATTTGAATCGCTCGTGGATCGTTGGCGGGTCACGAATTGGCAGAACGACGACGACCTAGCCGCGACGATTGTTGCCGATGGGATCGATATTCTCATCGATTTGGCGGGACATACCGCCGGAAACCGACTGGGACTCTTTGCCCGCAAACCAGCGCCGGTGCAAATGACCTACTTGGGTTATGGCGGCACGACCGGCTTGGACACGGTGGACTATCGTTTGACCGATGCCGTCGCAGATCCTGCTGGAGAACCGGTCTCGCATACCGAGCAACTCATCCGCTTACAGCACGGGCTATTGTGTTTTCAACCGCCGACCGCCGCGCCGCTGGTGGCCGAAGCGCCGCTACTGCGCAATGGATGGATCACTTTCGGGTCATTCAACAATCCCGCCAAAATCAATGCAAAGACTGTGGAACTGTGGGCTGATGTTTTAAAGAACGTACCGACCGCGCGTTTTCTGTTGAAATATCCGACGTTCAATGATTCCGAAACAGCGGACTACTACCGTGAACTGTTCGCTCGTCACGGGATCGCTCCGAGCCGCCTCGACATTCGCGGTGGAAAACTACCGTTCGATGAACATTTGGCGGTTTATGGCGAGATCGACATCATGTTGGACTCGCTGCCGTATACCGGTTCCACCACGACCTGTGAATCGTTGTGGATGGGCGTGCCGGTGCTCACGCTCTGCGGCGGAAGTTTTGTGCAGCGGATATCCGCTAGCATACTCACGCAATTGAACATGCCGGAATTAATCACTGCCACAGCGACGGAATTTGTCAGTCGCGCCACACAACTTGCCGCTGCCACGGAAGATCTATCTCGAATTCGCCAAGCGATCCGCGAAGAAATGCGCGTCTCGCCGTTGTGCGATGCGGACGGTTACACGCGTGAATTGGAAACCGTTTACCGCCGGGCATGGCAACGGTGGTGTCACCACAATCGACAATCTCCTCAATGA
- a CDS encoding tetratricopeptide repeat protein, whose translation MNENRDLFKVAFENHQAGRLGEAEGLYRSVLRVDPAHTDALHLLGVVAHQSGRHQIAVEMIQRAIAINGNNHLYHSNLGASQLAMGRLGDAIASCRRAVELAPNYAAAQFNLARAYQAAGETAAAEAGYRRTLQVDPRHAESRLNLGNLLFDRGEIQAAIVEFRASVQCNPNFAYAHYNLGNALLEIGRTDEAIACLQTTIQLKPDYAEGYNNLGNAYRSRDQLDEALTFFTTACRLNPQHAIAHNNRGSVLQSQGCLAEAFAAYTRSQQIAPADAATHSNALVAANYLAEQSPQELFQRHRDWAEQHAVDCPPRQFLNVADLERRLRIGYASPDFRTHPVASFFLPLLQQHDRTVVEVTCYSNTPRPDRMTAQFEAGADRWRDVRRWSDEQMVQAVLADEIDILVDLAGHTAHNRLQVFAQKPAPVQVSFLGYPNTTGLPTIDYRITDGIADPAGEARTHSETLIRLPGPFCCYAPPNIDVEVRSLPADRKGYVTFGSLHNLAKLNPQVVETWSAVLRSVPQSRLLIARSTLSRSSAERLSAEFAERGIATGRIDFRQLSTAEGSYMRVYDEIDVILDAFPWSGHTTTCEALWMGVPVLTLRGNRHAGRMGASLLTHIGLHEWIAKSREDYVSQAATLATDVAALRSLRSSLRDRFLTSPLCDARRYAANMEEAYRSMWRRWCPVETSFVIDTCEQILR comes from the coding sequence ATGAACGAGAACCGTGACCTCTTTAAAGTCGCGTTCGAAAATCATCAAGCAGGGCGACTCGGTGAAGCCGAAGGCCTGTATCGTAGCGTGCTGCGCGTAGATCCGGCTCATACGGATGCCCTGCATTTGTTGGGAGTCGTCGCCCACCAATCGGGTCGGCATCAAATAGCTGTGGAAATGATCCAGCGAGCGATCGCAATCAACGGAAACAATCATCTCTATCACAGCAACCTGGGTGCCAGCCAACTGGCCATGGGGCGGCTGGGCGATGCGATTGCCAGTTGCCGACGGGCGGTCGAATTGGCTCCCAACTACGCAGCCGCACAGTTCAATTTGGCCCGCGCCTACCAAGCTGCCGGTGAGACTGCAGCTGCGGAAGCGGGTTATCGCCGCACATTGCAGGTCGATCCCCGGCATGCGGAATCGCGGCTGAATTTAGGGAACCTGTTGTTCGACCGGGGCGAGATTCAAGCCGCGATTGTGGAGTTTCGCGCGTCCGTTCAATGCAATCCCAACTTTGCGTATGCGCATTATAATCTTGGAAATGCCTTACTTGAAATCGGACGGACCGACGAAGCGATTGCCTGTTTGCAAACAACGATCCAACTCAAACCGGACTACGCTGAGGGATACAACAATCTGGGCAATGCCTACCGCAGCCGCGATCAACTTGATGAAGCCCTGACATTCTTCACCACAGCCTGCCGACTCAACCCTCAACATGCGATTGCGCACAACAATCGCGGCTCGGTTTTACAATCTCAGGGATGTCTAGCCGAAGCGTTTGCGGCCTATACACGGTCACAACAAATCGCGCCGGCCGATGCAGCCACGCATAGCAACGCTCTGGTCGCAGCGAATTATCTCGCAGAGCAGTCGCCGCAGGAGCTGTTTCAGCGACATCGCGATTGGGCTGAGCAACATGCGGTGGACTGTCCGCCAAGACAATTTCTCAACGTGGCTGATCTGGAGCGTCGATTGCGGATCGGATATGCGTCGCCCGATTTTCGCACGCATCCAGTGGCCTCTTTCTTTTTGCCGTTGCTGCAGCAACATGACCGCACTGTTGTCGAAGTGACCTGCTACAGCAATACCCCTCGCCCGGATCGCATGACCGCCCAGTTCGAAGCAGGTGCGGACCGTTGGCGGGACGTTCGCCGTTGGAGCGACGAGCAGATGGTGCAAGCTGTACTCGCCGACGAGATCGATATTCTGGTCGATTTGGCCGGGCATACAGCCCATAACCGATTGCAAGTCTTCGCACAAAAGCCGGCGCCGGTGCAAGTTAGTTTTTTGGGATATCCCAATACGACCGGTTTGCCGACGATCGACTACCGCATCACCGACGGGATTGCCGACCCTGCGGGCGAAGCACGGACGCACAGTGAAACATTGATCCGACTGCCCGGGCCATTTTGTTGTTATGCGCCGCCAAATATTGACGTCGAGGTTCGCTCGTTGCCCGCGGACCGGAAGGGCTATGTGACGTTTGGGTCGCTACACAACTTGGCGAAACTCAATCCGCAGGTCGTCGAAACCTGGAGTGCCGTATTGCGCAGCGTGCCACAATCGCGGTTGCTGATTGCTCGATCGACGTTGTCGCGGTCCTCGGCCGAACGTTTATCTGCTGAGTTTGCTGAACGGGGAATCGCGACAGGACGGATCGATTTCCGCCAACTCTCTACGGCAGAAGGCAGCTATATGCGTGTCTATGATGAGATCGATGTCATCCTCGATGCGTTTCCTTGGAGCGGCCACACGACCACTTGCGAAGCTCTCTGGATGGGGGTCCCGGTCCTCACGCTCCGCGGCAATCGACACGCCGGTCGCATGGGAGCCAGTTTGCTAACGCACATTGGACTGCACGAATGGATCGCTAAATCGCGGGAAGACTACGTGTCTCAAGCAGCGACACTGGCTACGGATGTGGCTGCTCTGCGTAGCCTGCGAAGTTCCTTGCGTGACCGATTTTTAACGTCGCCCCTCTGCGACGCGCGGCGCTACGCTGCCAACATGGAAGAGGCTTACCGCAGCATGTGGCGACGTTGGTGTCCTGTAGAGACGTCGTTTGTCATTGATACTTGCGAGCAAATTTTACGATGA
- a CDS encoding tetratricopeptide repeat protein, which produces MTEVVSELREAFDRHQAGDLPQAERLYRAVLQDDPTHGEALHLLGVLAHQSGNATAAMDLIGRAVQHVDPPRAMMYSNLGAAHQATGDFDMAITHYRRAVQLQPDFADAQHNLATAFAAQGNHDQAVGAYQQLLATHPQHRAGWTNLGKSLQNLKRYEEAAQCHRTVLDNHPDDCEAWLNLGVVQASLGQLDAAADCFSQLLKRAPQHALTHFNLGRIRQDQGRLKEAVSHYRQAVQCDTAYVDAWNNLGVSLKSLQQFAEAETCFRNIVTLSPNSATAHFNLGNVLRAQDRFQEAAASYRQGLQLDPQHVESYINLGTALTSAGDFSAAEHSYRTALQACPQSIEVHLNLASVLQLQGRMDEAAAVYERAEEIDPTCEAVKSSALMLPLYQPNISQTEILRRHCEWGARLSSLAAADSSFNHDCNPQRRLRIGYVSPDFRMHPVGFFMESILRNHDRERFDVTCYAEHRDDDHVTDRLRPLSHAWRSTCGRTDDDVARMIRDDQIDILIDLAGHTSGNRLAVFARRPAPVQMTYLGYGTTTGLAAVDYRITDAIADPPGETHGHAEELLRVPGGILCYSPPPNAPEVVSLPALQSGQVTFGSFNKLSKLSQPTLDVWAAVLQAVPASRLILKNRSFANDTVCARYVAEFAARNIDVDRIELIGPTDSITEHLELYGRIDVALDPFPYNGATTTCEALWMGVPVISLRGNAFVERMTASLLTTVGLTQFIVESREEYVAAACRWADSIQPLAELRQRLRCMASESPLCDEPAYVRGLEEQYQAAWQRWCATPVV; this is translated from the coding sequence ATGACCGAAGTGGTTTCAGAATTGCGTGAAGCGTTTGACAGGCACCAGGCTGGTGACCTGCCGCAAGCGGAACGTCTGTACCGGGCAGTCTTGCAGGACGATCCCACACACGGCGAGGCGCTGCATTTGTTGGGTGTGCTCGCGCACCAAAGCGGTAACGCCACGGCTGCGATGGACTTGATCGGCCGCGCGGTGCAACACGTCGATCCACCGCGGGCGATGATGTACAGCAACCTGGGCGCCGCGCATCAGGCAACCGGCGATTTCGACATGGCGATCACACACTATCGCCGCGCTGTACAATTGCAGCCTGACTTTGCCGATGCCCAGCACAATCTCGCAACCGCATTCGCGGCACAAGGCAATCACGATCAGGCCGTCGGCGCCTACCAACAATTGCTCGCAACGCATCCCCAGCATCGCGCCGGCTGGACGAATCTCGGCAAATCACTCCAAAACCTCAAGCGGTATGAAGAGGCGGCGCAGTGTCACCGAACGGTGCTCGACAATCATCCTGACGATTGTGAAGCGTGGCTGAATTTGGGAGTGGTACAGGCATCGTTAGGGCAACTGGACGCGGCAGCGGACTGTTTCTCCCAACTGTTGAAACGTGCACCGCAACATGCCCTAACGCACTTCAATCTGGGCCGGATCCGCCAGGACCAAGGCCGACTCAAGGAGGCGGTGTCACACTATCGTCAAGCGGTCCAATGCGACACAGCCTACGTCGATGCCTGGAACAATCTCGGCGTGTCACTGAAATCTCTGCAACAGTTTGCCGAAGCCGAAACATGCTTCCGGAACATCGTGACCCTGTCGCCAAACTCTGCGACGGCCCACTTCAATCTAGGCAACGTGCTCCGCGCGCAAGACCGGTTTCAGGAAGCGGCCGCAAGTTATCGCCAAGGACTGCAGTTGGATCCGCAGCATGTCGAGTCCTACATCAATCTGGGGACAGCTTTGACGTCGGCGGGAGATTTCAGCGCTGCGGAGCATTCCTACCGCACAGCGCTGCAGGCTTGTCCTCAATCGATCGAAGTTCATCTAAATTTGGCATCCGTTCTGCAACTGCAGGGACGTATGGACGAGGCTGCGGCGGTCTATGAACGGGCGGAGGAAATTGATCCGACCTGTGAGGCCGTCAAGAGCAGTGCCCTCATGCTGCCGTTGTATCAACCAAATATCTCGCAAACAGAGATTCTTCGCCGACACTGTGAATGGGGTGCGCGGCTGTCGAGTTTGGCCGCAGCGGATTCATCATTCAACCACGACTGCAATCCGCAGCGTCGTTTGCGAATCGGATATGTCTCGCCCGACTTTCGCATGCATCCGGTCGGGTTTTTCATGGAATCGATCCTGCGAAACCACGACCGTGAGCGTTTTGACGTAACGTGCTACGCCGAACATCGTGACGACGATCATGTGACGGATCGTTTGCGGCCTTTGTCGCACGCTTGGCGATCGACGTGTGGGCGGACGGATGACGATGTGGCGCGGATGATTCGCGACGATCAAATCGATATTCTCATTGACCTAGCTGGTCACACGTCGGGCAATCGGCTGGCGGTCTTCGCCCGTCGTCCCGCGCCGGTGCAAATGACCTACTTGGGATACGGGACCACGACCGGATTAGCAGCAGTCGATTATCGGATCACCGACGCCATCGCCGACCCGCCCGGAGAAACCCACGGACATGCCGAAGAACTTCTGCGCGTTCCCGGTGGAATCCTCTGTTACTCACCACCGCCGAATGCGCCCGAAGTGGTCTCGCTACCGGCGCTACAGAGCGGACAGGTTACGTTCGGTTCGTTCAACAAACTGAGCAAACTGAGCCAACCGACCCTCGACGTCTGGGCAGCTGTCCTGCAGGCGGTCCCCGCGTCTCGACTGATCCTCAAAAACCGCTCATTCGCCAACGACACCGTCTGCGCACGTTATGTCGCGGAATTCGCAGCACGGAACATTGACGTCGACCGCATTGAACTGATTGGCCCCACGGATTCAATCACGGAACATTTGGAGCTCTATGGCCGTATCGATGTGGCATTGGATCCATTTCCATACAACGGGGCGACGACGACGTGTGAAGCGTTATGGATGGGTGTCCCCGTGATTTCTCTTCGCGGTAATGCGTTTGTCGAGCGAATGACGGCGTCGTTGCTGACCACAGTTGGATTGACCCAGTTCATCGTTGAATCACGGGAAGAATACGTCGCCGCCGCATGTCGCTGGGCAGATTCGATCCAACCATTGGCGGAGCTGCGACAACGACTGCGCTGCATGGCGAGTGAGTCCCCGCTGTGCGATGAACCGGCCTACGTGCGCGGATTGGAAGAACAGTATCAAGCAGCGTGGCAACGGTGGTGTGCGACACCGGTTGTGTGA